Sequence from the Rutidosis leptorrhynchoides isolate AG116_Rl617_1_P2 chromosome 3, CSIRO_AGI_Rlap_v1, whole genome shotgun sequence genome:
CACAAAACTCTAAAACCATCGGTTTGTGGAATTGGTCTAGAAACCCATATGGGCGTACCCTCAACGAATTAACGGAACTCAACAATCTTATAGCCACCATTAATTTAACCGATAAACCTGACACTTGGAAGTGGACCTTAGATAACGATGGTATCTTCACGACTAAGAAACTTGCTTCGATCCTCGACAACACCAAACTCGCCACTCCACAACACACTTTCAAAACCCCGAAAAACAAACTTTTACCTCAAAAAATTAACATATTCATCTGGAGATTAATTTATGGTAGAATTCCCACTCGCATTGAACTAGACAAGCGTAATATTGATCTCTATTCACTTCTGTGCCCATTATGCAACTCACACGTTGAAACCATTGAACACATCCTTTTTCTTTGTCCGAAAACATCAAGTGTATGGCTATCTATATTAAATTGGTGGAACCTTCCTTCTAACACCCTCACCTCCTTTATCGACGTAACCATCTCGGAGCAACCTTTCACTACGTCGAAATCCGGTTCATACATATGGCAAGCCACTAAATGGGCCTCTTCATACATTCTTTGGAAACATAGAAACCTTAACGTGTTTAGCAAAAAAGAATGGTGTGTAGCTACAATTTTAACCGAAATCCAATCACAAACATACGCTTGGATATCCAAAAGATCAAAGAAATCTACAATCGATTGGCATCAATGGCTCATCAATCCGTCATCCTACACCTCGGATCAACAAAGAACGGGCATTGGCTAATTTACATCACGTCCTAAATAGCCCTTATTGTATCCACGCTTCTCCATGGATAGGTTTTTGCATTTTGTCACTTGGTTAATTGGGTAGTATTAATCAACTTTGTCACCGAAATGTCGGTACTGTTCGGTTAATCCTATCTAACTTGAATTTTCAAGTTCCGCGGTGTCAAAATGTTTTGACTTATTCATGAAGTCGCCATTTTTATTTTTCGTTATCATCATATTGTATAGAAATTATAGGGCATGTAATTTtccattatataaataaattttcttgcttttcaaaaaaaaaaaaagacccgAAACCTATTTGTACATATTATtctatgaaaatgatgatgaatgatgttaagAAGATGATGAtactattatgataatgataatgatgatggataCGGTTTCAATGATGATGAAGTTaggaatatgatgatgatgataacgatcgatgatgatgatgatgttaggaatATATTATGCttggcctttaaaaaaaaaaaaaaaacactttaagggactcggattgcaattttgtcTATAAACGAAGGACCAATGGAGCAAAAAAGTctaagaaaagagtaaaaagacgattttaccctcacatgcatggcacatgtcaagggttaacggctaatttagacggcaaactgacggagggactcggattgcaaaattttacaattttaaggactcgaaaatccaaagaaaaacttgagggactcggattgcaatttcgtgtataattgaaggaccaacggagcaaaaaagtccttTACTTATATGGTTATATCCCTTTAGGCCTTTAGTATGTGATTATATATGATGAAGATAAACTAGTTACCTGAACTCTAATTGATTTCTTGATAGGGTACATCTTAGTGAAAATGAATATTAATCATATACATACATTTCCATTACCATATGATCACTCAAACAACTACTGCATTTTGTGCTGAGTCACCAGCGCCATTTTGGTGTTTTTAACAACATTCATGTGATACCTTCACCCTTTTCACTCGTTTCTCTGGACCATCAATAGAATTCGGTTATTAGAGGATGCTCACTAGGTAGCTTAAGAAATCTGACATGGCACAAGGTTTGGCATTGTGGACTTACGCTTGGCTTCTTGTCGCAATGTTAAGAGTACAAATTCAATCTACTTTTTATTTTGTAACATTTCAAAAGTTGAACTTACAACGATCATAAGGTTATTATGGAGTAATGATCAATGATCGATTCTTTCTCGTTAATATACTTAAATTAATTGAATATACTAATAATTCAACACCTTAGCGACGCCTATGATCTTGGACTTACTCGTTTACTGAACCTAAAAGAACTAGTTGAGCACCCAAAAGATATGTTGTGCACTATAGGAACCAAGGATTGGACAACGTCTGTCATCAAAGGCCGATAATCTGCTTCTGTTTGCACACACACAGCTGCAATAGCAGCTACCTGCAAATACAAGACACTGATTTCATCTTTCGAATGTTTTCTGCCTACTAGATCATTTACTGCGAACAATTTGTATAGTAGTACCAAGTATTACTTCAAAAGAATATAGTTAGTGTGTCCATCAACTAGTTTTTAAAAACGATGAAAAGTTTTTATATCGACCCACCATGCCCATTTTGACCCCTTCCCCGCTTGTTTAACCACCTCTGTGATCATGATTAAGGATTGAGAATGAAACTCACCTGAATTAGATCCTTCTTTGAAAATTGACCATGTAGTTTCGGATCGACCATCTCAACAAGTTCCGCTCTATTCGTCAATCTTGGAAGAGCCTAACGAGTTTAGTAGGAGCAATAAACGTTTGAGCCACGAGAAAATGAAAAAAGTTCTGAACATAGACTATGTTAACATCGACCACTGAAACTGACAGGTGTTCAAGTACATACATGAAAGTGAATGGAAAACACATTAGTTTACTTACCCATGACACGAGTACATGCTCTCCGGGTGGGCGCTTAGTGTCGATCGGTACACGTCCTGTTAATAGTTCTAGCAATACGACACCGTAACTGTACACATCTGATTTGGTGGTAAGCTTTCCCGTCGAAGCGTACCTAATAACCTCAAAAGCTAAGCGTGCGTTTGATAAAACAGAATAATTAAGCGCTCAtgttgaatggttcaacattcagtgctgaaccattcaattaagaggcATTCAAGCACACCCTAAAATACATTTATTATTGTAGTATTGACTATTGAATTATTATTGATATATACTCACTCGGGAGCCAGATATCCGGTGGTTCCCAAAACGCGGGTCGAGATGAGCCCATTAAGCTTGTCGGATCCAATCTTGGCCAACCCAAAATCAGAGACCTTTCCTCGATAGTTTTCGTCTAACAAAATGTTGGTAGACTTAAAATCGCGATGTATAACAGATGGGACAGTATGCTCATGAAGAAACTCGAGGGCTCTTGCACAATCAAGAGCGATTCTCAATCGAATGCCCCAATTCAATATCTGAGATCGAAAGTCAGATGAATGAAGGTGGTCGTGTAGAGTACCATTCGACATGTATTCAAATACAAGAAGCCGATGGTGGTTATCAGCACAATATCCAAGAAGATCAACCAAGTTCGGACTCTGCAAACGACTTAGTAAATCCACCTgcaattaattttataaataattagTCTTCTATGGATCACAaaccatcatttttttttttttttaaacagcaaACACACACACCCAATTACAAATAGTACGGTTTAGATATGATAACAAAGAGATATTTTTGTAAAGACAAATTACCTCTGATCGAAAAGCACGTTCACCTTGTTTGCCTTCCCTATGAAGCAACTTAATAGCTGAAACGGTGCCATCACGTAGCAGCCCACGGTAGACATCACCGAAACCACCCTTACCGACAAGGTTCGTATCTGAGAAGTCGTTTGTAGCCGATTCGAGCTCTCGATATGTGAATACTTGTACCCCTTTAAATGTTGCTGATGGTAAACTGCATGGGCTTCCTCCATATATACATCCCTTCTTTATATCTAACAATCCCACAGAAAAAGTTAGGTTTATAAGTTATATAGTTGTGATATAGTATATAGTatatgtttttaattaatattaaatgaACAGTATACAGTTAATTTCTTTGttatcaacaaacttttgaaatagaTAAGTTATTGGTAGATTGATTAACCTGACCCATTTCAAACTCACAGTAAACATATAGTGGAGTTTGACCCAATATAATTCTAAACATATTACTGACACTTTAAACCCATCCTTTATCATCTTCTCTGTCAGTCTGTCATAGTACAAATGTTTTGGCATGTACTAACCAACATAAATAAACTAAATAATTACATCTGCATCCTAATTTAATCAAGTCAAAGGGTACTTTAGgaaaattagataataataataataataattattccctCAATCAGAAAGTGTCTACCTCACTCTTTATATCTGTCCAAAAATAATTATCCATTTAGAAAAGTAACTACTAATTGTCAATGAATTCTTCAATTTACCCTACTCTTAATCATTTAAATTGCAGATAAATTTAGTTAAATTTACCTTAGGACCAAACTGAAATATATCAAACATTATACAAAAATTCCAGAGGGACATGACGGAGGAGTAAATTTTCGGCGTTAAGTATAGTTAGTCATTTTACCTGAGGTGCCATTGAATGTTACAATACTATGAGCAACAAACGTACAACTTTTATTGCAATTGCTGTTTCCATTCTGTTTTGGAGATTCTATGCGTCGAAGCAATGCTATAACAAATGAAATTGCAATGAGTAAAACGACAATAACAATGGGAATCACTATCAAAAGAATGGTGGTTTCTGGGAAATCATCGTGATGGTGATGGTGGCGAATCAAACGGCTATGGTTGCGCTTAATGTGTGTTCTTGTTGGTGGCTCTGTCAAGTTTGTATCCATTGGTGCGAAAATCGAAGAAGATAGGGGAGATAAAGAGATGGGGAGGGAGTATAAAAATGAGGTTGAATGTCAAGCatataatagtgatatatatatatatatatatatatatatatatatatatatatatatatatatatatatatatatatataggtaggtaGTTTTTTTGTGAGAGGACAACTTCATGCATAATGTATAACTAACTGAATTAGTTTGGGTGGTTATATATGGTTTGGCAAAAGTATTACAGTAATGATTTGAATATGTGTAGATACGATCAACATGCCTTTATTTCAAGGATGTGTGAATTATTCATAAGTTATCAACTCTGGCTAttttaactttttattttttttattttatcctCACGTTTTGATGCCATTATTCAAATAAAAGACCTATCTATAACATGTTTATACTTTCAAGTATCTTTTATGGATAGGGATAAGTGTGATGAAAATGAGGATGTATCAAACAATAGTTAAGTCTAACGTGTACGCACATTTTGATCTTCACAAGCCAACACACATTGTACAAATGTATCATTAACCGTGACTCCTAGAAaaatctcttgttcatcttcctTGATCGATCTCAACAAAGTTGTCATTAGAGAAGATCTACCCGAAATAACGAAGACTCTAGTGTACCCAATTCGACCCGAATCTCCACTAATTTCGACTTCACTTGAGCTCCCACTCAAAAAAGACCCCTCCAGAATCTCGAAAAGCATTAGTCCGCTTGGACTTTTAGCACCTACAAAACCACCTAGTCATTCCTCGAAAGGaacatcaaccatatacatggttcccctttTGTACCTGTGATCAATTACATAATCTCTTTTAAACACTACCCACTTTTGATCCCCAAAGAGAACATGACACCTATCATCATCCAATTGTCCAACTGAGATCAATCTACTCTTGAGCTTTGGGATGAACCTCACGTTCCTCACGATCCAAGCATAATCCAAGTGTCTAACTAGTAACCACGAGATCACAAATACCCTCAACATCAAGGGTACTCCCATTCGCAACTCAAACCCTACCGGAATATCCCTTAAAATTCACCATATCTTTCATGTATGGGGTaacatgatacgaggcacccgaatctaaaacccaaAATTCGTCAAGAACCTCATCTTTGCACATCAACACATCCCCGATCACCGTAGTCACCACGCTCCCACCCGACTTAAGACTCGGGCACTTTGACTTATAGTGACCAACTGGTTGATAATTCCAACACACCATGTTCTTACTCCTTGATGGACTTCTTGACATAACTTTTCTTAcgaataccttcgctaagaatcaaatcacAAATTCTTTTCAAAAGAGAGTttagtagttccggatgaaccacTAATCGCCGTAACTGTACCAGCCCAACTTTTGCATAATGAAGATAGCAAAAACAATGCGTCAAGCTCATCATCTCAACCGAGTTAAAATTGAATTAAACTCGTTAACATGATCCGCCGCCGAGGAAATCTCCACCATCCTAGCATTCACCAATTGCCGAATCAAATTAGAATCACAATACAATTGTGGAGTCCTAGTCAAAATTCAATTTCAGACTGTCAGGTCAATCTCCCGATACGGGAAACCCTTCTCCCTATACGGGAAGTGGTTCTGACCAACTCTCCCTAATTTTTCCTATATGGGAGTCACTTCCCTATGCGGGAAACTTTCTTCAATAGACCTTCAGCTGCACCAATTTTTCGACTTGTTTAACTCGATTTCGCACTCCAACATATTTAACCGTTGACTTATTCATCTCGCAGCCAGTATTTTTGATAATGTGGCAACGGTATAAGGAGCCACGTCATTAGCGAGTCCCTAACAACGTGTGCCACATTAGCGAACATGTATACTAAGATATTAGGTACTTAAAATTAATAGCTTTATTGAAAGTCAACAGAATAGTTTAACATGAAGTTAAATAGACTTCAAGTTATAACCATCTTATGACCTTATCATTTTGTCTTGAGATGATCACATATGTTTATCAGTTTGATTAAACCTAAACAAAAGTGGCAAATTGATAAATAGTTGTATTTAGATCATGTACCTTTAAAATGATCAAAAATTCCATTAAAACTAGTAATATGATATAGCCATTTGAATAAAGTAATTTTGTGGTATTCCCTACTTGAGAGGTCATTACCTGTCCAAACACATGATCTTCGATTGTATATTTGTGCTCCAATTTGTCTCTTCTTTTGTTTCCATATGAGGTAGTGTCCTGATCATGCTTGTAAGTTTATGACAATTTATTGCATGCTATGATATCATGTACTTCATGTTTCATAACTTGTATTACAATTTGCACTCATTATCTATTGTCTTCATGTATGAAAATTCAATAATTTATAAATGCTTCTACTACAAAAACTCCTACTTTGTTTCATAAAAGTCATACCTTGTTTTGGCTTTCTTTTAGTGTGACCTAGCCAATATATGGAGATTTGAGAAAATATAATCATATTAACACAATATTATGCATTTGTAGTTATACATTGTTATGCGTATATAACAACTTGTATACAATGCTTGAGAAGTTGTACTCTCTTGAATTGTCCCACAAAAGTTTATGCCACAATAGTCATCCACACCCTTGATGAAAACTAGTTAATGTTGATAGAATTTTGACATTTAGTGTCATGGGTGGAGAAGTTGTGGGGTGGCCTATACATTCATTTAGACCAATGAATTCCTTTGAAAATAGATGTTGGTCTTATAATATAGGTTAAGGACCATACATTTTTAATGACGGCCCCTATTTATCATATCATATTGCATGTTTATGAAGGAAGCACATAGGATAATGTGAAATTTTCATGAAAGACCAACTAGTTATTGATAAATAGGTATGAAAATGCTGTATAATTTTATATCCTTTAGAAGCTAAAACCATGTTTGGGTTATATTTTTTATCAGCTTTATGATAGTAATAACATTTTTATTTCATTAACTAAACTACATGTTAACAAGAACAGCACAATTACTTTCATACTAAATTAAGCCAAATGGTGTGAACCAATAGACATATGTTTCAAGACTTTTTTTAGCTCATTCCCGGAGTACCATTTTCTTGAGCTTGATCGTGACCGGAAAGATGGGCTTGTCACCAGCCCATTACATTCGGGCCAGAGGTAAATTGACTTTCCTGGGCCAATGAAACTAGTGCTAAGAGCTGGAGCTAATTGTGTGCCCGCATCATTTGCATTTCCATAAATTacaatttacatattttattgaaCTTATCATATAAGAACATAACAGTACTTATATATCTTATGCAGAATGCTAAAAGCAGGCTTAGTAATACGTTTAAACTTACTATATttatttaagtttataaacctaacTAAATTAACTGTAATTTAATACTGACTTTCTTTATTTGAATTTGATATCGATATTTGCTTATGATAACTTTGATTATAAACAAATAATATGTTATATATAGCGTGCTTAAACGTAGCATGTAGTGTAGGAGCCACGTTTAAGTTACAAGTTAATAAATTGAAACAAAGTCATCACTATATGGTTTATATAATCTAGTTTGCAAGTACATGTTCTACAACACACTACTTTAAATACAATTGTAGtatataatactccgtagtatataaCTAGTAAAGTGACTGCGCTTCGCGGCGGTGTGCAAAAAAATTTTTGTTTACGAATTTTGCATAAATTTTTTACCATTATTTTAAATTGCATACCCAACCGTCGCTTATCACCAACCTTACAATTCTGAATCGTCGCACTCTTCCGACCCCGCCACCCTTTTTTTCCGTCTAAAACTCCAACTATGtattagtttatatttttattttaatttgaaCTGGACCCAACTTAttctattctttttttttttttatcaaaatagcATCAGTCACTTTAAAAAATATTACTATCCAATTAGTATAATTATGTGGTTACAACTAATTTAAGGATTTTATTATAAAAATTTcagattgttattattaaaaacaaaGCAGTCATAAATTAGgtggttccaaaaaaaaaaaaaatgctacagTAACATTGCTACAGTAATTGCTACAGTATAACAGTGATTTCATACATAAAAGCAAACCTTCATTCACCTTAATAATACCGAGTTCCAAAAAATTCCACAATGCACGAGACATTTGCCCTAAATTTCATGAAACAATTAAATATATCAACTTATAACACAAAAAGAACAACAATTTACATACTAAATGTACAGGTAAGGAATTCATAATTGTATGATGTGGCACCTCGAATATTCCATTTAATACCCTATATTTAAGGAATTCCTTGGCTCGAAATACACTCAGATAATTCTTTCTCGGACAACCCTTTAATACCAATCCCAGATCCCAAAGAACTTCTCTTTGTAAATGAAAAGCAGCTGACGAATAGCCCATAGGTAAAGTAAAAACCTGTAGAAAAACTCAATTAAGATAAAACCATTCTCCTATTCATATGCGGCAACCATAAGAAAAAAATCCAACCACAGAATATATTTACAAAACGGTAGTTACATAAGAGCTCAATGCCATTAACATGCTATTAAATGAGGTACAAATGTACAATCCAGAAACACTTATTCAAAACATACTGTCACAATGCACATCATCACAAACGGTTAACAACAAAGGTACCAAAATACGAAatcaactaatttttttttttaaaataaactattCAAATGAGAAGTATACACGCTTAATATACCTGTattagaagaagttgattgttttgaACTAATTTATCTGTCAAGCTGCTTGTCAAGCTGCTTGTCAAACTGCTTTCTGAGAATGCAGATATTTTCAACCTACTAAACCTATGTCAATAAAAAGTGGTCAAAGAAAGTAATAGTTGACCTTTGTTATATATTAAGATGGATTAAAATTATGACCCATAACAGTTATTGAAGTCACTAAATTTGCTTAAATTGATAAATAAGACATGCTTGCATTCACTGTAATTTGATTGTTTGTTAAAGGTAAAGTGTCCTAATAGTTAGAATCATTAATAGCTATCATTTTGCTAAGTTAacctcttttttaaaaaaaataattattaatagtcAACTTATGTCAACTAAAATGGGTTAAAGTAAGTAATAATTAACTCATAACAGTTAGTATGAAGTCTAGTTTGACCCGTTGGATGGTTTGACCAACTTAACTTTAAGCCAACATCTTAATTTGTCTAGTTTGAGATGCAAAAAATCATGTTGACACATTTGTAAGTAAATGGATTAAAAATCTACATGTAACATATCCATAAGATATTAATATTACCTCTAGCAAATCTACCGGCAGCTACAGTAGTACCACCACCAAAGCAACCACCAATAATGGAAGCCAGATTAGCAAgcccactgtagtgacccgaacttttccatgtttatatatatattaaataaaattgttatttacatgattaagtgtttccaacatgttaagcaatcaaacttgttaagacttgattaattgaaataggtttcatatagacaattgaccacccaagttgaccggtgattcacgaacgttaaaacttgtaaaaactatacgatgacatatatatggttatatatatagttaacatgattttattataagtatgtatctcattaggtattttaacaatgagttatatacataaaaatgagactattaatttaagaaactcgaaaacgatatatataacgattatcgttataacaacgtcttactaggtacatatgaatcatattaagatattgatacacttggttaattatgttaaatgataagtaaatatattattaagtgtattaacaatgaaatacatatgtaaaaataagactactaacttaatgatttcgaaacgagacatatatgtaacgattatcgttgtaacgacatttaactgtatatatatcatactaagatatattatatatcataatatcatgataatataaca
This genomic interval carries:
- the LOC139896714 gene encoding probable serine/threonine-protein kinase PBL7, which codes for MDTNLTEPPTRTHIKRNHSRLIRHHHHHDDFPETTILLIVIPIVIVVLLIAISFVIALLRRIESPKQNGNSNCNKSCTFVAHSIVTFNGTSDIKKGCIYGGSPCSLPSATFKGVQVFTYRELESATNDFSDTNLVGKGGFGDVYRGLLRDGTVSAIKLLHREGKQGERAFRSEVDLLSRLQSPNLVDLLGYCADNHHRLLVFEYMSNGTLHDHLHSSDFRSQILNWGIRLRIALDCARALEFLHEHTVPSVIHRDFKSTNILLDENYRGKVSDFGLAKIGSDKLNGLISTRVLGTTGYLAPEYASTGKLTTKSDVYSYGVVLLELLTGRVPIDTKRPPGEHVLVSWALPRLTNRAELVEMVDPKLHGQFSKKDLIQVAAIAAVCVQTEADYRPLMTDVVQSLVPIVHNISFGCSTSSFRFSKRVSPRS